The Atribacterota bacterium nucleotide sequence CGATACCATCGTGATTTATACCCTTGAATTGACACCGGGGAGGTATTACTATGTGCTCGTTCCCCAGGGGGGATAAAATATATCTATTATTCGTTACGTTAAGTTTGCTGGGTTTCCTGTTTCTAGGAGGATGTTTTTTTGGGAATTCCCCTCGGCTTCCGGTGTCTGTGGCGTTGGTTAGTCTTAAGGGTGATGTGGTCGATATGCAAACCGGAAAGGGTGTTGCGGGAGCGAAGGTTTTGGTGAGGGATTATCCCGATAGGAATAACCTGACCGCTTCGGATGGTTCCTTTTTTATTCCCATGGTTCCTGTCGGAAGACAGGTCCTTGTGGTCAGTGCGTATGGATATGCCACCAAAAGCCAAACAGTCGATATTTCGGAGCTCGGCGTTTTTAGAATCACTATTGAGCTTTCGCCACTTTTGGGAAGGGTTTTTGGATT carries:
- a CDS encoding carboxypeptidase regulatory-like domain-containing protein; this encodes MSVALVSLKGDVVDMQTGKGVAGAKVLVRDYPDRNNLTASDGSFFIPMVPVGRQVLVVSAYGYATKSQTVDISELGVFRITIELSPLLGRVFGFVWDETGKPISEAIVTIDGQFTTTTQANGSFSLAHLPVGTFTLTVEKEGLVPYVGEVEIQTSSMTIVNVVLKTPALRERKW